The Synchiropus splendidus isolate RoL2022-P1 chromosome 8, RoL_Sspl_1.0, whole genome shotgun sequence genome has a window encoding:
- the cep295 gene encoding centrosomal protein of 295 kDa isoform X3 produces MMKGKVSKLRLSPNEEAQLIREERERRRKLRIQQVREQQRYIAQQIRQNVERKRQRELDLLGEQLRTDWERQQREKLFALQNLYQESLQLVGQGQRSAKENEPDLQAIAQREEENQAKAEARYREALRELHTQKLRDSEKQRRCISARNRALQAEKERAAIVSSLPPPPPPIQVQSVVSKKPLVRRRYDVRAYANTNCHLSTAKVDREEESGQPNAQQGAEQEMRRLQDLHMEEERKRGEQIEMARHRGQEALKKEKHVQDRQRLLVELEHMQQTDLLRRRQQVSLMPAHITQSLYQRHEMKEDFQMDLEFAFNDLHTERRTLPLNEGRNADVVHQLLPEPLPPPSPGRLDQELDVTQDDVPMLHEVNWEQEAPKDQPETTSQVDPSRPAHRQALRKLLDRIRNQAHQTVPCASQSSLIPVDELPADQIPEKDTSIETGSISNEERGGPPLGRPTYPPAVIEEDEVSSMADEQIPESVCDSDSRRKRELELEQEKQQQVLLLQELEQQKLMLEQMLSDAQQERDALKADATLETAAARPVPVTQDQGGTQQLEGGQDKVDLLPSLQVEPSAGMDDHSKRVREYQRRMLEQSRVHQRSVEVARQRLQDYQRALQIRYSLSAAPPAPCPEFPEPTQPSASLQAPTREGAAEAQLSLPHSVLPHLGLPPTAAAHRPSTSADVPTRDSPVPALPLDMLDSAMRNLTRPLLDSNQWSADVRQKVAQHLSGRLQPSKTYFPQEVLTTNHLGTSPPHQLLEHTTDDNQASRREAQQMAERMKEQKSLGWKLQEAERLLQQTQQEVERQGQELQELRRQRQLEQEAQRIVDQRRLEEEAKQQLEERKAHHLREVQRAVRRQQLQEPHTVMEQREEEERLRERLQETLELLRQRLQEMESQGRELEEFHRLLEGRRLEALEIQQRRLQLKRQEPEAQETRRVVEQREEEQQQLRHKLLEAQRLLQERQQDMERQGRELQEVRQLMELRSLEEIEAHVQQEERWPQQRIRAEEEQRHQEFEEAQAEALGEAWTPDEEAQVLMELRRGDQEEVKQMAPEVTDDVLASERIHQARLKILGSLLKAIEDSRGGSLSHLEEEVEGEQGEVVQLCTSSERMRPEQERPSPRAAKPPVTRVRLDQMEQHELSAIQEVDSPVNISQVAGQEDAGRSTSLAAVWLEEWSSSLSSDGVLQITSASSQDQQLPGRLSDEFMWRGRRLMGLGSTSGLSDSDSAKRSMSTPSSDSGRGADFSGPAGRTCRSPSELTRPTEGRHSTSPLRPTHSVSSPGVTEDPPADLQISGPASQEQEGSRWGAEWVDVSSLSHSSHISPGARSSLPSVESLFSDHSIQRIIDRYTRELDMSLSSAGKHTDPSSSLLEDPGPSVSQHSFVALTPREAEGGESSSSEQPASSKSGVSSSDLSDFPIPEQHSASEEPSVSADPGQDSFRPLVGQLDLSSSLTVDPQESRLDQLVGQPFAQSSMIGPPVTGSSVLRGWDSTVIRMAGRVTQLATPHTVPQVSEPLTAWLHESTEESVMRPLVWELDESSGPSGSSVNRSGGEASAVSAAPPHPSVPHEVPEHNPAAPSEDLLQEGSFFALLPEVTQNETADASMTFNPLQQEVSCASPAAADSSHSDPPEPERFRAELPGPAGPEPTVELSSLSLSSSNECEVTAFLVQPDLEDRWIDEDAPGEPLAPSGEAEGNMAAAPATQKGILEQSEITLASLTDTTLQDSSRSPSEDEEMASKLEDEDPAPGVSQESEGGVRATVGVREEQVQEQPAPPAATLLQFQWGPVDPPDTYQQKRSALIQRSSRRVEDIRARRDQAKTERSPTQRAGSGGHITAGDQTTVQGQKKLLITSTGVCSDHRQVVTEEVKTCDPAQRRRGVVEMKRRTQRLYEQLEEVKVQRAARSRQEESARNRLKAQEFHKKTLVKLRARLPPPP; encoded by the exons ATGATGAAGGGAAAAGTGTCCAAACTGCGGCTAAGCCCGAACGAAGAAGCTCAACTCATTCGAGAGGAGcgggagagaagaaggaaactaCGGATACAGCAG GTGCGAGAGCAGCAGCGCTATATAGCCCAGCAGATCCGTCAGAATGTGGAGCGGAAGCGTCAGCGTGAGCTTGACCTGCTGGGGGAACAACTTCGGACGGACTGGGAGcgacagcagagagagaaacTCTTCGCTCTGCAGAACTTGTACCAAGAGAGTCTCCAGCTTGTGGGCCAGGGTCAGAGGAGTGCCAAAGAGAAT GAGCCTGATTTGCAAGCCATAGctcagagggaagaggagaatCAGGCCAAAGCAGAGGCGCGTTACAGAGAAGCTCTACGAGAGCTCCACACACAGAAGCTGAGAGACAGTGAGAAACAAAGAAG gtGCATCAGTGCCAGGAACAGAGCTCTGCAGGCTGAAAAGGAAAGAGCTGCCATAGTGTCcagcctccctcctcctcctcctccaattCAG GTTCAGAGCGTTGTTTCTAAGAAGCCACTAGTGAGAAGAAGATATGACGTGCGCGCATACGCCAACACCAACTGTCACCTGTCTACTGCTAAagtggacagagaggaagagtcCGGCCAG CCAAATGCACAACAAGGAGCAGAGCAGGAGATGAGGAGGCTTCAGGACCTgcacatggaggaggagaggaagagaggggagCAGATTGAGATGGCTCGGCACAGAGGGCAAGAGGCtttgaagaaggaaaaacatgTGCAG GACAGACAGCGGCTCCTCGTTGAACTGGAAcacatgcagcagacagacctgctgaggaggagacagcAGGTGTCACTGATGCCTGCTCACATCACCCAGTCACTTTACCAGAGACATGAGATGAAGGAGGACTTCCAGATGGATTTGGAGTTTGCCTTCAATGACTTGCACACAGAGAGAA GAACCCTCCCCCTCAATGAAGGAAGGAACGCTGACGTGGTCCATCAGCTGCTGCCTGAGCCGCTTCCACCGCCGTCCCCTGGCCGCTTGGATCAGGAGCTGGACGTCACTCAGGATGACGTCCCCATGCTGCATGAGGTGAACTGGGAGCAGGAGGCGCCAAAGGATCAGCCTGAAACTACTTCTCAGG TGGATCCCTCCAGACCTGCTCATAGACAGGCGCTGAGAAAACTCCTGGACCGCATCAGGAACCAGGCCCACCAGACGGTCCCGTGTGCCAGCCAGAGTAGCTTAATCCCTGTGGACGAGTTACCAGCTGACCAGATCCCAGAGAAGGACACCAGTATAGAGACGGGCTCGATAAGcaatgaggagagaggaggacctCCCCTGGGTCGGCCCACGTATCCACCAG CCGTGattgaggaggatgaagtttCTTCTATGGCTGATGAACAAATCCCTGAGTCAGTGTGTGACTctgacagcaggaggaagagg gagctggagctggagcaggagaagcagcagcaggtgcttTTGCTGCAGGAGTTGGAGCAACAGAAGCTCATGCTGGAGCAGATGCTGTCTGATGCTCAGCAGGAGAGAGATGCCCTGAAAGCTGACGCAACCCTCGAAACTGCTGCTGCCAGACCCGTCCCAGTCACCCAGGACCAGGGAGGGACCCAGCAGCTGGAGGGGGGGCAAGACAAGGTTGATCTCTTGCCTAGTTTGCAG GTTGAACCCAGTGCTGGTATGGACGATCACTCCAAGAGGGTCAGAGAGTACCAGAGGAGGATGCTGGAACAAAGCAG GGTACACCAGAGATCTGTGGAGGTGGCTCGGCAGCGTCTGCAGGACTACCAGCGAGCTCTTCAGATTCGCTACAGCTTGTCTGCTGCGCCTCCTGCTCCATGTCCCGAATTTCCAGAGCCGACCCAACCTTCAGCATCTCTGCAAGCCCCTACCAGAGAGGGCGCTGCTGAGGCCCAGCTCAGTCTTCCTCATTCTGTATTACCACACTTGGGTCTTCCTCCCACTGCTGCAGCGCACAGACCTTCAACCTCTGCAGATGTTCCCACCAGAGATTCGCCAGTTCCAGCTTTACCTCTGGACATGCTTGATAGCGCCATGAGGAACCTGACAAGACCTCTCCTAGACTCCAACCAGTGGTCTGCAGATGTCCGACAGAAGGTTGCGCAGCATCTTTCAGGGCGACTACAGCCCtccaaaacatattttcctCAGGAGGTGTTGACTACAAATCACCTTGGAACCAGTCCTCCACATCAACTTCTGGAACACACAACTGATGACAATCAGGCTTCAAGAAGAGAAGCCCAACAGATGGCAGAGCGAATGAAAGAACAGAAGAGTCTTGGATGGAAACTCCAAGAGGCTGAAAGGCTGTTGCAGCAGACGCAACAAGAGGTGGAGAGGCAGGGACAAGAACTTCAGGAGCTGAGGAGGCAGAGGCAGTTGGAGCAGGAAGCACAGAGAATCGTTGATCAGAGGCGATTGGAGGAGGAGGCTaaacagcagctggaggaaaGAAAGGCTCATCATCTACGTGAGGTCCAGCGAGCAGTGAGGCGCCAGCAACTTCAGGAGCCACATACAGTGATGGAGCAACGGGAGGAAGAAGAGCGACTGAGAGAGAGGCTTCAAGAGACTCTGGAACTGTTGCGCCAGAGGTTGCAAGAGATGGAGAGCCAGGGACGAGAACTTGAGGAGTTCCACAGACTGCTGGAGGGGAGACGACTGGAGGCGCTGGAGATTCAGCAGAGACGACTGCAACTGAAGAGGCAGGAGCCAGAAGCTCAGGAGACTCGCAGAGTGGTGGAGCAGCGAgaggaagaacaacaacaactgagGCATAAACTTCTGGAGGCTCAAAGACTCTTACAAGAGAGGCAACAAGACATGGAGCGGCAAGGCCGAGAACTGCAGGAGGTCCGCCAGCTGATGGAGCTCAGAAGTCTGGAGGAGATAGAGGCTCAcgtgcagcaggaggagagatggCCACAACAGAGAATaagggctgaagaagagcaACGGCATCAAGAGTTTGAGGAGGCTCAGGCAGAAGCACTCGGTGAGGCATGGACCCCTGATGAAGAAGCCCAGGTGTTGATGGAGCTGAGGCGTGGAGAtcaggaggaggtgaagcag ATGGCGCCAGAGGTCACTGATGATGTTCTGGCGTCAGAGCGCATCCATCAAGCTCGTCTGAAAATACTGGGCTCACTTCTCAAGGCCATAGAAGATTCCAGAGGCGGCAGTCTGTCACacttggaggaggaggtggagggcgaGCAGGGAGAAGTGGTCCAGCTGTGCACCAGCAGTGAGAGAATGAGACCCGAGCAAGAGA GACCTTCTCCTCGTGCAGCCAAACCTCCGGTGACCCGCGTCAGACTGGATCAGATGGAACAACATGAGCTGAGTGCGATTCAAGAGGTGGACTCGCCGGTCAACATCAGTCAAGTCGCAG GTCAGGAGGATGCCGGGAGGTCAACATCACTGGCTGCTGTCTGGCTGGAGGAGTGGAGCTCGTCGCTGTCCTCTGATGGGGTTCTTCAGATCACCTCGGCATCTAGTCAAGACCAGCAGCTTCCTGGGCGACTCTCTGATGAGTTCATGTGGAGAGGGAGGCGGCTCATGGGCCTGGGATCCACTTCAGGACTGTCTGACTCTG ATTCAGCCAAGAGAAGCATGTCCACACCTTCGTCTGACTCTGGACGGGGAGCTGACTTCTCAGGACCAGCAGGGAGGACATGCCGCTCACCCTCAGAGCTCACCAGGCCGACTGAAGGTCGACACAGCACG TctcccctgagaccgactcactcCGTCTCCTCTCCTGGCGTCACCGAGGATCCTCCCGCTGACCTTCAGATCA GTGGACCAGCGTCCCAGGAGCAGGAGGGCAGCAGATGGGGAGCTGAGTGGGTGGACGTCTCCTCCTTGAGTCACAGCTCTCACATCAGCCCTGGCGCAAGAAGTTCCCTTCCTTCTGTGGAGTCCTTGTTCAGTGACCACAGCATCCAGAGGATCATCGACAGATACACCCGGGAGCTGGACATGTCCCTCAGCTCTGCTGGGAAACACACCG ACCCCAGCAGCTCCCTGCTGGAGGATCCCGGCCCTTCAGTTTCCCAGCATTCTTTTGTTGCGTTGACCCCGAGGGAAGCAGAAGGCGGGGAGTCCAGTTCGTCTGAGCAGCCTGCTTCTTCCAAATCTGGTGTCAGCAGCTCG GATCTGTCAGACTTCCCGATCCCAGAGCAGCATTCTGCCTCGGAGGAGCCGTCTGTTTCTGCGGACCCGGGTCAGGACTCTTTCAGGCCTCTGGTTGGCCAGCTGGACCTGTCATCCTCCCTGACTGTGGATCCTCAGGAGTCACGGCTGGACCAGCTGGTCGGCCAGCCCTTCGCTCAGTCATCCATGATCGGGCCGCCTGTCACTGGGAGCAGCGTCCTCCGGGGATGGGACTCCACTGTGATTCGCATGGCGGGCCGGGTGACCCAGCTGGCGACCCCTCACACGGTTCCGCAGGTGTCCGAACCACTGACCGCGTGGTTGCACGAGAGCACGGAGGAGAGTGTGATGAGGCCGCTGGTCTGGGAGCTGGACGAGTCCTCAGGTCCGAGTGGATCTTCAG TTAACCGGAGTGGTGGGGAAGCCTCCGCTgtgtctgctgctcctccacatcccaGCGTCCCTCATGAGGTCCCGGAGCACAATCCAGCCGCTCCGTCTGAGGATCTGCTTCAGGAAG gTTCTTTCTTCGCGCTCTTGCCAGAGGTCACCCAGAACGAGACAGCAGACGCCTCCATGACCTTTAACCCCCTGCAGCAGGAGGTCTCCTGCGCCTCACCCGCTGCCGCTGATTCCTCTCACAGCGATCCACCTGAACCGGAGCGCTTCAGAGCTGAGCTCCCGGGGCCAGCTGGGCCGGAGCCGACGGTGGAGCTCAGCTCGCTCAGCCTGTCCAGTTCAAATGAGTGTGAGGTGACGGCCTTCCTCGTGCAGCCGGATCTCGAGGATCGTTGGATCGACGAGGACGCACCCGGGGAGCCTCTCGCTCCTTCAGGGGAAGCAGAGGGGAACATGGCTGCTGCACCAGCGACCCAG AAGGGCATCCTGGAGCAGTCGGAGATCACACTGGCGAGTCTGACAGACACCACACTGCAGGACAGCAGCAGAAGCCCTTCTGAGGATGAGGAGATGGCCAGCAAGCTGGAGGACGAAGACCCAGCACCTGGTGTCTCGCAG GAGTCGGAAGGTGGAGTCAGAGCCACTGTTGGCGTGAGAGAAGAGCAGGTCCAGGAGCAGCCAG CCCCTCCTGCTGCGACCCTGCTGCAGTTCCAGTGGGGCCCCGTCGACCCACCAGACACCTATCAGCAGAAGCGAAGCGCCCTGATCCAGAGGTCGTCCCGGAGGGTCGAAGACATCCGGGCCCGCAGAGACCAAGCCAAGACGGAGAGGTCGCCGACACAGAGGGCAGGGTCAGGAGGTCACATCACTGCTGGAGACCAAACAACTGTCCAGGGACAGAAGAAGCTACTTATCACCTCCACAG GTGTCTGCAGTGACCATCGACAGGTGGTCACTGAGGAGGTGAAGACCTGTGACCCTGCGCAACGAAGACGAGGcgtggtggagatgaagagaCGAACCCAGAG GCTGTacgagcagctggaggaggtgaaggtccAGAGAGCCGCCCGCAGCCGGCAGGAGGAGAGCGCCCGGAACCGCCTGAAGGCTCAGGAGTTCCACAAG AAAACCCTGGTGAAGCTTCGTGCCAGACTCCCGCCGCCACCGTGA